In Sphingobium sp. Z007, one DNA window encodes the following:
- a CDS encoding pyruvate dehydrogenase complex E1 component subunit beta has protein sequence MGIVIKMPALSPTMEEGTLAKWLVKEGDEVKSGDILAEIETDKATMEFEAVDEGKIGKIMIAEGTEGVKVGTVIAEMAGEGGEDAAPAPAAKTEDAPAKPESAPEAPKKAESGTSKLASEAKATVADPDLPEGTEYVKTTVREALRDAMAEEMRKDERVFVMGEEVAEYQGAYKVTQGLLDEFGDKRVIDTPITEYGFAGIGTGAAMGGLRPIIEFMTFNFAMQAIDHIINSAAKTNYMSGGQMRCPIVFRGPNGAASRVGAQHSQNYGPWYASVPGLIVIAPYDAADAKGLLKAAIRSTDPVVFLENELLYGRSFDVPKVDDYVLPIGKARIMRPGKDVTLVSYSIGVGLALDAAETLAGEGIDAEVIDLRTLRPLDTATVLESLKKTNRLVVVEEGWPTCSIASEIAAVVMEQGFDDLDAPVLRVTNEDVPLPYAANLEKAALIDAARVVAAAKKVCYR, from the coding sequence ATGGGTATCGTAATCAAGATGCCGGCGCTCTCGCCGACCATGGAAGAGGGCACGCTGGCCAAATGGCTGGTGAAGGAAGGCGATGAGGTCAAGTCCGGCGACATCCTGGCCGAGATCGAGACCGACAAGGCGACGATGGAATTCGAAGCCGTGGACGAGGGCAAGATCGGTAAGATCATGATCGCCGAAGGCACCGAAGGCGTGAAGGTCGGCACCGTCATTGCCGAGATGGCGGGCGAAGGCGGCGAAGACGCAGCGCCCGCACCTGCGGCCAAGACAGAAGACGCGCCCGCAAAGCCCGAGTCCGCCCCTGAAGCCCCCAAGAAGGCCGAAAGCGGCACGTCCAAGCTGGCGTCGGAAGCCAAGGCGACCGTGGCCGACCCGGACCTGCCCGAAGGCACCGAATATGTAAAGACGACCGTGCGCGAAGCGCTGCGTGACGCCATGGCCGAAGAAATGCGCAAGGATGAGCGCGTGTTCGTGATGGGTGAGGAAGTCGCGGAATATCAGGGCGCCTATAAGGTGACCCAGGGCCTGCTGGACGAATTTGGCGACAAGCGCGTCATCGACACGCCGATTACCGAATATGGCTTTGCCGGCATCGGGACGGGCGCGGCCATGGGCGGCCTGCGTCCGATCATCGAATTCATGACGTTCAACTTCGCCATGCAGGCGATCGACCACATCATCAATTCGGCGGCCAAGACCAATTATATGTCCGGCGGCCAGATGCGCTGCCCCATCGTGTTCCGCGGCCCCAATGGCGCCGCCAGCCGCGTCGGCGCGCAGCATAGCCAGAATTACGGTCCCTGGTATGCGTCCGTCCCCGGCCTGATCGTCATCGCGCCCTATGATGCGGCGGATGCCAAGGGCCTGCTCAAGGCTGCGATCCGATCGACCGATCCGGTCGTGTTCCTGGAGAACGAGCTTCTCTACGGCCGCAGCTTCGACGTGCCCAAGGTCGATGACTATGTCCTGCCGATCGGCAAGGCGCGGATCATGCGTCCGGGCAAGGACGTGACCTTGGTCAGCTATTCGATCGGCGTGGGCCTGGCGCTCGACGCGGCGGAGACGCTGGCAGGCGAAGGCATCGATGCGGAGGTCATCGACCTGCGCACGCTGCGCCCGCTCGACACCGCGACGGTGCTGGAAAGCCTTAAGAAGACCAACCGGCTGGTTGTGGTGGAAGAAGGTTGGCCGACCTGCTCGATCGCGTCGGAAATTGCGGCCGTGGTTATGGAGCAAGGCTTCGACGATCTGGACGCCCCGGTGCTGCGCGTGACCAATGAAGATGTGCCGCTGCCCTATGCGGCGAACCTTGAAAAGGCGGCGCTGATCGACGCCGCCCGCGTCGTCGCGGCGGCCAAGAAGGTCTGCTACCGCTAA
- a CDS encoding nucleoside deaminase produces the protein MIGEIDKAWMREAIKLAKSKGTSPQDTPIAAIIVLNGRELARAVNQTEELLDATAHAEMMAFRRAGKAHGDMDIRDATLYSTLQPCGMCTMASIWAKIGRIVYGAGRDDVHRMYFEDRHLDTVDFIQDAWREDLVIDGGCLRDECAALYFGPDDDVPIEEQGNI, from the coding sequence ATGATAGGCGAGATCGACAAGGCGTGGATGCGTGAAGCCATCAAACTGGCAAAGAGCAAGGGGACATCGCCGCAGGATACGCCGATCGCCGCCATCATCGTCCTCAATGGCCGGGAGTTGGCGCGCGCGGTCAACCAGACGGAAGAGCTTCTCGACGCCACGGCCCATGCGGAGATGATGGCGTTCAGGCGCGCGGGCAAGGCCCATGGGGATATGGATATCCGGGACGCCACGCTTTATTCCACGCTGCAGCCGTGCGGGATGTGCACCATGGCGTCAATCTGGGCGAAAATAGGGCGCATCGTCTATGGCGCGGGCCGCGACGACGTCCATCGGATGTATTTCGAGGACCGTCACCTCGACACGGTCGATTTTATCCAGGACGCCTGGCGCGAGGATCTTGTCATCGACGGGGGATGCTTGCGGGACGAGTGCGCCGCGCTCTATTTTGGACCAGACGATGATGTCCCGATCGAAGAGCAGGGCAATATATGA
- a CDS encoding TadE family protein encodes MAAVEFALALPVLVGLTMGGAEAANMAYTSQKLGDIATMSADSISRIRLSISNGDVTDALGGIKILGDPISLRNNGRIIVSSIAPVLDASGNVTNQKLRWQRCSGALVKNSAFETTENTNLGAAGIGPTGRKIAATKGSEMIFVEVYYTYKPLISSSFFGTPQMSAYAAMAVRERTANDLLTSGTNSPCTTYAA; translated from the coding sequence ATGGCTGCTGTCGAATTCGCGCTGGCGCTGCCTGTGCTGGTCGGCCTGACGATGGGGGGGGCCGAGGCCGCCAACATGGCCTATACCTCGCAAAAACTGGGGGATATTGCGACGATGAGCGCCGACAGCATATCCCGCATCCGCTTGAGCATTTCGAACGGCGACGTCACCGACGCATTGGGCGGCATCAAGATATTGGGCGATCCCATCAGCCTGCGTAACAACGGCCGGATCATCGTATCCAGCATTGCACCCGTGCTGGATGCGTCGGGCAACGTCACCAACCAGAAATTACGATGGCAGCGTTGTTCAGGCGCATTGGTGAAAAACTCCGCCTTTGAAACAACAGAAAACACGAACCTAGGCGCAGCAGGTATTGGACCAACCGGGCGCAAAATCGCCGCGACGAAGGGCAGCGAAATGATCTTCGTCGAGGTTTATTATACCTATAAACCGTTGATATCGTCATCCTTCTTCGGGACGCCGCAAATGTCGGCCTATGCCGCGATGGCGGTGCGGGAACGCACGGCCAACGATCTTCTGACGAGCGGCACCAACTCCCCCTGCACGACCTACGCCGCCTGA
- a CDS encoding M20/M25/M40 family metallo-hydrolase, producing the protein MMMRGAYSALALLALPQGAMAAADAGAAKDILMRSVAIKTVRGAGQVPKLAAYYASVLKSAGFADADIVITPIGETATLSATIRGSDLKLKPLGLIGHMDVVAADRADWTRDPFVPVEEDGYIFGRGAEDNKYDVAMMVATMAQLKKEGWKPRRTVILLLSGDEETDMVTTKALAAQYKDIDLLLNGDGGGGLLNDEGKPVLYQLQAGEKSYADFEFAFTDAGGHSSAPTPGNPIYRMAKAIDAIAAYQFPPMRNELTKASLALSADRMGGEVGQAMKRYAETGDAAAADLLSTRPEFVGQVRTTCVATMANAGHALNALPQSAKVSVNCRIFPGVAIEDVKAQLVKVVADPSASVKTLGDPLASDASPLRADLMKVVRDAVTARSADITVMPGMSAGATDSLYFRALGVPSYGVSSLFMKAQDGFAHGLNERVPVAGIRESLEQWDAVVRGLAK; encoded by the coding sequence ATGATGATGCGCGGCGCATATTCGGCTTTGGCGCTGCTGGCGCTGCCGCAGGGCGCAATGGCGGCGGCGGATGCCGGCGCGGCCAAGGATATTTTGATGCGCTCCGTCGCGATCAAGACGGTGCGGGGTGCGGGGCAGGTGCCCAAACTGGCGGCCTATTATGCAAGCGTGCTGAAAAGCGCGGGATTTGCCGACGCGGATATCGTCATCACGCCGATCGGCGAGACGGCAACCCTTTCCGCTACGATCAGGGGGAGCGACCTCAAGCTCAAACCCCTGGGCCTGATCGGCCATATGGATGTGGTGGCGGCGGACCGGGCGGACTGGACCCGCGATCCTTTCGTGCCGGTGGAGGAAGATGGCTATATTTTCGGGCGGGGCGCGGAGGATAATAAATATGACGTCGCGATGATGGTCGCGACCATGGCGCAGCTAAAGAAGGAAGGCTGGAAACCGCGCCGCACCGTCATTCTGCTCCTGTCGGGGGACGAGGAAACCGACATGGTGACGACCAAGGCGCTGGCGGCGCAGTATAAGGACATCGACCTGTTGCTGAATGGCGATGGCGGCGGCGGGCTGCTGAATGATGAGGGCAAGCCGGTGCTGTACCAGTTGCAGGCGGGCGAGAAGAGCTATGCCGATTTCGAATTTGCCTTCACCGATGCGGGCGGCCATTCGAGCGCGCCGACGCCGGGCAATCCGATCTATCGCATGGCCAAGGCGATCGACGCGATCGCGGCTTATCAATTCCCGCCGATGCGCAACGAACTGACTAAGGCGTCGCTGGCGCTGTCGGCCGACCGGATGGGTGGCGAGGTGGGACAGGCAATGAAGCGCTATGCCGAGACGGGCGATGCGGCGGCGGCGGACCTGCTGTCGACCCGGCCGGAATTTGTAGGCCAAGTGCGCACCACCTGCGTCGCGACAATGGCGAATGCGGGCCATGCGCTGAACGCTCTGCCGCAAAGCGCGAAGGTCAGCGTCAATTGCCGCATCTTTCCCGGCGTGGCGATCGAGGATGTGAAGGCGCAGTTGGTGAAGGTGGTGGCCGATCCGAGTGCCAGCGTGAAGACGCTGGGCGATCCGCTGGCGAGCGACGCTTCACCGTTGCGCGCCGACTTGATGAAGGTGGTGCGCGACGCCGTGACGGCGCGGTCGGCGGACATCACGGTGATGCCGGGCATGTCGGCAGGCGCGACCGACAGCCTCTATTTCCGGGCGCTGGGCGTACCGAGTTACGGCGTGTCCAGCCTGTTCATGAAGGCGCAGGACGGCTTTGCCCATGGGCTGAACGAGCGGGTGCCGGTGGCGGGGATCAGGGAATCGCTGGAGCAGTGGGACGCAGTGGTGCGCGGGTTGGCGAAGTAA
- a CDS encoding EF-hand domain-containing protein yields MGRLLAGGMAALLLVAGGLFWWQGRADTAPVPQLASAPPPPPQIEALPQGDPDAVGDAPPMPGEASPQSREQKRFARYDRNRDGVITRVEMMGSRTKAFKALDKDGDNLLSFEEWAVATADRFGTADGDKDGKLTPAEFAATAPKRAPKAKCRC; encoded by the coding sequence ATGGGGCGATTGCTGGCAGGTGGCATGGCGGCGCTGCTGCTGGTCGCGGGCGGCCTGTTCTGGTGGCAGGGGCGGGCGGATACGGCACCGGTGCCCCAGCTTGCTTCTGCCCCACCACCCCCGCCGCAGATAGAAGCGCTGCCGCAGGGTGATCCCGATGCGGTCGGCGATGCGCCGCCGATGCCCGGCGAGGCCAGTCCGCAGAGCCGCGAGCAGAAGCGCTTCGCACGCTACGACCGGAACCGCGATGGCGTCATTACGCGGGTCGAGATGATGGGTAGCCGGACCAAGGCGTTTAAGGCGCTGGACAAGGATGGCGACAACCTGTTGTCCTTCGAGGAATGGGCGGTGGCGACAGCGGACCGTTTCGGCACGGCGGACGGCGACAAGGACGGCAAGCTAACCCCGGCGGAGTTCGCCGCGACGGCGCCGAAGCGGGCACCGAAGGCGAAGTGTAGGTGCTGA
- a CDS encoding dicarboxylate/amino acid:cation symporter encodes MALHYRSFGFQVLAGMVVGLLLGLVARQIGAGPDGDLNWLATALKTVGSIFVSLLKAIVPPLVFAAIVASIANLRALDNAARLAGQTLLWFAITALIAVAIGIAIGVIVQPGIGLSSAALAAKQPDSVGGWLDFLKGLVPGNSLALSGSTKIGESGAATTSISFNILQLLVISIAVGLATLKVGEKANAFLSFVRSLLAVVRAILGWVIRLTPIGSAALIGTAIATYGWSALAQLGTFTAAIYLGLALVLLVVYPALLIANGLKPGPYFAKAWPAIQLGFVSRSSVGTLPVTEAVTERLGVDKGYAAFAIPLASTTKMDGCASIYPALAAIFVAGFYGIPLHFVDYALIVFVSVIGSAATAGLTGAIVMLTLTLSTLGLPLEGVGLLLAIDPILDMGRTAVNVAGQVLVGVIVAKREGILDEAAYYGDGELVAV; translated from the coding sequence ATGGCCCTTCATTATCGCAGTTTCGGATTTCAGGTATTGGCCGGGATGGTCGTGGGCCTGTTGCTGGGCCTGGTCGCGCGCCAGATCGGTGCGGGGCCGGATGGCGACCTCAATTGGCTGGCGACCGCGCTCAAGACGGTCGGCTCGATCTTCGTCTCGCTGCTGAAAGCCATCGTGCCGCCCCTCGTCTTCGCCGCCATCGTCGCGTCGATCGCCAATCTGCGCGCGCTTGACAATGCCGCGCGGCTGGCCGGGCAGACATTGCTGTGGTTCGCCATCACCGCGCTGATCGCGGTCGCGATCGGCATCGCCATCGGCGTCATCGTGCAGCCGGGCATCGGCCTCTCCAGCGCGGCGCTCGCCGCCAAGCAGCCGGACTCGGTCGGCGGCTGGCTCGATTTCCTCAAAGGGCTGGTCCCCGGCAACAGCCTGGCGCTGTCGGGCAGCACCAAGATTGGCGAGAGTGGCGCGGCGACCACCAGCATCAGCTTCAACATCCTGCAATTGCTGGTCATTTCGATCGCCGTGGGCCTAGCCACTTTGAAGGTCGGGGAAAAGGCCAACGCTTTCCTAAGCTTCGTCCGCTCGCTGCTCGCGGTCGTGCGCGCGATCCTGGGCTGGGTCATCCGCCTGACGCCGATCGGCTCGGCCGCCCTCATTGGCACCGCCATCGCCACCTATGGCTGGAGCGCGCTGGCGCAGCTTGGCACGTTCACCGCCGCCATCTATCTCGGCCTCGCACTCGTGCTGCTGGTCGTCTATCCGGCGCTGCTGATCGCCAATGGCCTCAAACCTGGCCCCTATTTCGCCAAAGCCTGGCCCGCGATCCAACTGGGCTTCGTCTCGCGCTCGTCAGTGGGCACCCTGCCCGTCACCGAAGCCGTGACCGAGCGGCTGGGCGTGGACAAAGGCTATGCCGCCTTCGCGATCCCCTTAGCGTCCACGACGAAGATGGACGGCTGCGCGTCGATCTACCCCGCGCTGGCGGCCATCTTCGTCGCGGGCTTCTACGGCATCCCACTGCATTTCGTAGACTATGCATTGATCGTTTTCGTGTCCGTCATCGGATCGGCCGCGACCGCCGGCCTGACCGGCGCGATCGTGATGCTGACGCTGACGCTCTCGACGCTGGGCCTGCCGCTGGAGGGCGTAGGGCTGCTGCTCGCGATCGACCCGATTTTGGACATGGGCCGGACGGCGGTCAATGTCGCAGGCCAGGTTCTGGTCGGCGTGATCGTGGCGAAGCGGGAGGGGATTTTGGACGAGGCGGCTTATTATGGGGATGGAGAATTGGTCGCCGTTTAG
- the trmFO gene encoding methylenetetrahydrofolate--tRNA-(uracil(54)-C(5))-methyltransferase (FADH(2)-oxidizing) TrmFO gives MADYQVHIIGGGLAGTEAAWQLAQAGIRVRLSEMRGSGDMTPAHQTEGLAELVCSNSFRSDDADKNAVGLLHQEMRRLDSLIMASAEPAKVPAGSALAVDRHVFSAAVTRALADHPNVEIVRERIDTLPTTGMTIIATGPLTAPALATSIGQAAGMEHLAFFDAIAPVIHYDSIDMDQCWMANRWDKIGPGGGEGKDYINCPMDKDQYQAFVQGLLDGEKTEFKEWEASTPYFEGCMPIEVMASRGPETLRHGPMKPMGLDNPRTGRWPYAVVQLRQDNASGTLWNMVGFQTKLKHGAQVELFRTIPGLQNAEFARLGGLHRNTFIQSPKLLDPTLRLKSAPHIRFAGQMTGCEGYVESAAIGLIAGRFAAAELLGRELTPPPADTALGALLGHVTGNVVSADYQPMNVNFGLFPTLDEVKKKQRKEAYTSRARASFGVWMGEMELA, from the coding sequence GTGGCAGATTATCAGGTTCATATCATCGGCGGCGGCCTCGCCGGAACGGAAGCCGCGTGGCAGCTTGCGCAGGCCGGCATCCGCGTGCGCCTGTCGGAAATGCGGGGAAGCGGCGACATGACGCCCGCGCACCAGACCGAGGGGTTGGCCGAACTGGTCTGCTCCAACAGCTTCCGTTCCGACGACGCGGACAAAAACGCCGTGGGCCTGCTGCATCAGGAAATGCGCCGGCTGGACTCGCTCATCATGGCGAGCGCCGAACCGGCCAAGGTGCCCGCCGGCTCCGCGCTGGCGGTCGATCGCCATGTCTTTTCGGCCGCCGTCACCCGCGCGCTGGCCGATCACCCCAATGTAGAGATCGTCCGCGAGCGGATCGACACGCTGCCCACGACAGGCATGACCATCATCGCAACTGGCCCGCTGACCGCGCCCGCGCTCGCCACCAGCATCGGCCAGGCAGCGGGGATGGAGCATCTGGCCTTCTTCGACGCGATCGCGCCCGTCATCCATTATGACAGCATTGATATGGACCAGTGCTGGATGGCCAACCGCTGGGACAAGATCGGCCCCGGCGGCGGCGAGGGGAAGGATTATATCAACTGCCCGATGGACAAGGACCAGTATCAGGCCTTCGTCCAGGGGTTGCTCGACGGCGAAAAGACCGAGTTCAAGGAATGGGAGGCGAGCACCCCCTATTTCGAGGGATGCATGCCGATCGAGGTGATGGCGTCGCGCGGGCCGGAAACCCTCCGTCACGGCCCGATGAAGCCGATGGGCCTCGACAATCCGCGCACCGGCCGCTGGCCCTATGCCGTGGTGCAATTGCGGCAGGACAATGCCAGCGGCACGCTGTGGAACATGGTCGGTTTCCAGACCAAGCTCAAACATGGCGCGCAGGTGGAGTTGTTCCGTACCATTCCGGGCCTGCAAAATGCCGAATTTGCGCGACTCGGCGGACTGCACCGCAATACGTTCATCCAGTCGCCCAAATTGCTGGACCCGACGCTGCGGTTGAAGAGCGCGCCGCATATCCGCTTCGCCGGGCAGATGACGGGCTGCGAAGGCTATGTCGAGAGCGCCGCGATCGGCCTGATCGCCGGACGTTTTGCCGCCGCCGAACTGCTGGGCCGCGAACTGACGCCGCCGCCCGCCGACACGGCGCTGGGCGCGCTGCTGGGGCATGTGACCGGCAATGTGGTGAGCGCCGACTATCAGCCGATGAACGTCAATTTCGGTCTGTTCCCGACGCTGGACGAGGTGAAGAAGAAGCAGCGCAAGGAAGCCTATACCTCTCGCGCCCGCGCGTCCTTTGGGGTGTGGATGGGGGAGATGGAACTGGCGTGA
- a CDS encoding TadE/TadG family type IV pilus assembly protein — protein sequence MGDCRQMGKGNEHPTGFLSRLAGNQAGNVLGIAAAAMIPLAGMIGGGLDISRGYLSKTRLQQACDAGVLAGRKLMGTGGAVTTEVTAEVRKYVKFNYPNNYLGSTLQDANIVPTLGSNDQIQLTVSTTVPTVVMGLFGKQNIAVTATCSGRNDYSNIDIVLVLDTTGSMACKPELTAEECSDWINDNNRGGKKLTVDGKVVTYVDEDKTGGTNISRMQALRTALANLQTQMATIESQFNMTEQGKRKRVRWAVVPFSQMVNAGFSKGSAGTTLYARQPTWFNATGTYRAYSCGRYSCSYPSTTVTHDSNWMTNTWDGCVEEQSTSNSITSTSSTIPSTAYDMLPDTVPSSTATRWTVADPDRVGSAQYACPRAMLEMQQLTATNFNNYFSFNNGFVANGGTYLDVGLLWAARLLSRTGNWSSENPTLYNTYPVNRYVIFMTDGLMDTGNTGYGAYAQETTWRRVAADGTKDTSNANHTARWQLTCAAIKNMASTKIYTISFGAGSPLSQDMIDCSSGAKDEYAFEADDASDLNDVFRDIGENIGSLRLSQ from the coding sequence ATGGGTGATTGCAGGCAAATGGGCAAGGGTAACGAGCATCCTACGGGATTTCTGAGTCGGCTGGCGGGCAACCAGGCGGGCAACGTGCTGGGCATCGCTGCTGCCGCCATGATCCCGTTGGCTGGTATGATCGGCGGGGGTCTGGACATCAGCCGCGGCTATCTCAGCAAGACCCGCCTGCAACAGGCGTGCGATGCCGGCGTGCTGGCCGGGCGCAAGTTGATGGGCACCGGCGGCGCCGTGACGACGGAAGTAACCGCGGAAGTGCGCAAATATGTGAAGTTCAACTATCCCAACAATTATCTTGGCTCCACCCTGCAAGACGCCAATATCGTGCCGACGCTTGGCAGCAACGACCAGATCCAATTGACGGTATCCACGACAGTTCCTACCGTTGTCATGGGATTGTTCGGCAAGCAGAATATTGCTGTCACAGCGACGTGCAGCGGGCGTAACGATTATTCCAACATCGACATCGTGCTGGTGCTCGACACGACGGGATCGATGGCGTGCAAGCCTGAACTGACCGCGGAAGAGTGCAGCGACTGGATCAACGACAATAATCGCGGCGGCAAAAAACTGACTGTCGATGGCAAGGTCGTCACCTATGTCGATGAGGACAAGACCGGCGGCACCAACATTTCACGCATGCAGGCGCTCCGCACGGCGCTCGCCAACTTGCAAACCCAAATGGCGACAATCGAAAGCCAGTTCAACATGACCGAACAGGGCAAGCGAAAGCGGGTCCGCTGGGCGGTGGTGCCTTTTTCGCAAATGGTCAACGCGGGGTTCAGCAAGGGGAGCGCTGGCACCACGCTTTATGCCCGTCAACCGACATGGTTTAACGCGACCGGCACCTATCGCGCTTATTCTTGCGGCAGGTACAGTTGTAGCTATCCAAGTACAACTGTTACACATGACAGTAACTGGATGACGAACACCTGGGACGGTTGCGTCGAGGAACAAAGCACCAGCAACAGCATTACTTCGACGTCCAGCACGATACCATCGACAGCTTATGATATGCTGCCTGATACCGTACCGTCCTCTACGGCGACGCGCTGGACGGTGGCTGATCCCGATCGAGTCGGAAGCGCGCAATATGCCTGTCCCAGGGCGATGCTGGAAATGCAGCAGCTGACGGCGACAAATTTCAACAATTATTTTTCATTCAACAACGGCTTCGTCGCCAATGGCGGCACGTATCTCGATGTCGGCTTGCTATGGGCTGCCAGACTATTGTCGCGCACTGGCAATTGGTCCAGCGAAAATCCGACGCTCTACAATACCTATCCAGTCAATCGCTACGTCATATTCATGACCGACGGGCTCATGGATACCGGTAATACCGGCTATGGCGCCTATGCCCAGGAAACGACTTGGCGACGGGTCGCGGCCGATGGCACCAAAGACACGTCCAACGCCAACCATACCGCCCGTTGGCAGCTGACCTGCGCTGCGATCAAGAATATGGCGAGCACGAAAATCTATACCATTTCCTTTGGCGCGGGTTCGCCCCTCAGCCAGGACATGATCGACTGTTCTTCGGGCGCGAAGGACGAATATGCGTTCGAGGCGGACGATGCTTCCGACCTCAATGACGTATTCCGGGACATCGGGGAAAATATCGGATCGTTGAGGCTGTCGCAATGA
- a CDS encoding formate/nitrite transporter family protein: MAETGSEKIDDPERQPNDDLDATEVRDVEDRRASSSRIVHEVVRLQGEEELARPALALILSGTAAGLAMTLSLMCELFLRSHLPDTAWAPLVYFLGYPVGYLIVILGRMQLFTESTVTAVLPVATKPTGQNIGRLMRLWLCVIVGNLVGVTLVSALMAGEIIITHEQRLIALDLLGKLELQPWHRTLTLAIPAGFIMAAIAWVLPSAKGSEFWVIFTLTYVIALGGFAHVVTGSSQVTFLWLSGSISMAESWLAFTLPALLGNIIGGSGLFAVLAHGQMRSDTSGET; this comes from the coding sequence ATGGCAGAAACCGGATCGGAAAAGATCGACGATCCCGAACGCCAGCCCAATGACGACCTGGACGCCACGGAGGTTCGCGACGTCGAGGACAGGCGCGCCAGCTCGTCCAGGATCGTGCATGAGGTCGTGCGATTGCAGGGCGAGGAGGAGCTGGCGCGGCCGGCGCTGGCTCTGATATTGTCCGGCACGGCTGCGGGGCTGGCCATGACGCTATCCTTGATGTGCGAGCTTTTCCTGCGCAGTCACCTGCCGGATACGGCATGGGCGCCATTGGTTTATTTTCTCGGTTATCCCGTGGGTTATCTGATCGTTATATTGGGGCGGATGCAGCTGTTTACCGAAAGCACCGTCACCGCCGTTCTGCCTGTCGCCACCAAACCCACCGGCCAGAATATCGGCAGACTGATGCGGCTCTGGCTCTGCGTGATTGTGGGAAATCTGGTTGGCGTCACATTGGTCAGCGCGCTGATGGCCGGCGAAATCATCATCACGCATGAGCAGCGCCTCATCGCGTTGGACCTGCTCGGCAAACTGGAACTTCAGCCTTGGCACCGCACCCTGACGCTGGCTATTCCCGCCGGCTTCATCATGGCTGCCATCGCCTGGGTGCTACCCAGCGCCAAAGGCAGCGAGTTCTGGGTGATCTTTACCCTAACCTACGTAATAGCGCTCGGCGGCTTCGCGCACGTTGTGACCGGGTCGTCCCAGGTCACCTTTCTATGGCTGAGCGGCAGTATCAGCATGGCCGAGTCCTGGCTGGCATTCACCTTGCCGGCATTGCTGGGCAACATCATCGGCGGGTCCGGCCTATTCGCCGTGCTGGCCCATGGACAGATGCGCAGCGATACGAGTGGGGAAACATAA
- a CDS encoding TadE/TadG family type IV pilus assembly protein has protein sequence MTVASAFARRIKGDQRGAAISEFALILLPLCLLLFGGLEMGYQIYVRSVLLGAMERATRLTTLQTVDSTAVETDIEATVKRVAPNATVLTTKGSFLQYSQINAMERLTKDTNNNATLDSGDCWEDVDDNGVRNIVTAGKTGIGGADDIVRYNTVVTYNRILPIYRFIGIGNTATLTATTMTRRQPYELQSTLTPKCKA, from the coding sequence ATGACGGTTGCTTCGGCCTTTGCCCGACGGATCAAAGGGGATCAACGCGGTGCGGCCATATCCGAGTTCGCCCTGATCCTCCTGCCGCTCTGCCTTCTGTTGTTCGGCGGGCTGGAGATGGGCTATCAGATTTATGTCCGATCGGTGCTTTTGGGTGCCATGGAGCGCGCGACGCGCCTCACAACCTTGCAGACGGTCGATAGCACGGCGGTAGAGACCGACATCGAGGCCACAGTGAAACGCGTCGCGCCCAATGCGACCGTGCTGACGACCAAAGGCAGTTTCCTGCAATATAGCCAGATCAACGCCATGGAGCGGTTGACGAAGGATACGAACAACAATGCCACGCTGGACAGCGGCGATTGCTGGGAAGATGTGGATGACAATGGCGTGCGCAACATCGTGACGGCGGGCAAGACGGGGATCGGCGGCGCGGACGATATCGTGCGCTATAATACGGTCGTTACCTATAACCGGATATTGCCGATTTATCGGTTCATCGGGATCGGCAATACCGCCACGCTGACCGCGACCACCATGACGCGCCGGCAACCTTATGAATTGCAGAGCACGCTAACCCCCAAATGCAAGGCATGA